In Sulfitobacter guttiformis, the genomic stretch AAACCCTTACCGATGGATGTACCCGCCACGTCAACATACTGACCTGCAAAGTAGTGATCGGCAATGATCTCCTCACCAACAGGAAGCATTGCTTCTGCGTCGATGCGGAATTCGGCAACCTTGCGCTTTGGTTCAACCTTTGCTGCTGCAAAGTGGCCGCGCATCGCTTGTGACGTGCGCTTTACCTTTGCTGTACCCGCACCGAGCTGAACAGCAAGGTAGCCGTCCTTTTCGAGAGTACGCTGTGCAACAACCTGTAGGTTATCGAGTTGAAGAACAGTAACCGGAATCTGGCGGCCGTCTTCCATGAACAGACGGGTCATGCCCATCTTTTTTGCAATAACGCCTGAGCGCAACATAATATTACCCTCCTACGCTTATGACTGCAGCTTGATCTCGACGTCCACACCAGCGGCGAGGTCGAGCTTCATCAGCGCGTCAACGGTCTGGGGGGTCGGATCAACGATATCCAGCAAACGCTTGTGCGTGCGGATTTCGAACTGGTCACGGGATTTTTTGTCAACGTGGGGACCACGCAAAACAGTGAATTTCTCGATTTTGTTCGGCAGCGGAATGGGGCCGCGAACGGAAGCGCCTGTGCGCTTTGCGGTGTTGACGATTTCCTGTGTGGAGGCATCAAGCACCCGATAGTCAAACGCCTTGAGGCGGATGCGGATGTTCTGGCTGGCAGCCATAATACAAATCCCTTATCTTCGGGATGGAAACGGAGAGGAGGACGCATGCTCATCATGAGGCCTCATCGCGCTGTAGTCTAACGAAGGAGGGGCGCGCTAATG encodes the following:
- the rpsJ gene encoding 30S ribosomal protein S10, whose product is MAASQNIRIRLKAFDYRVLDASTQEIVNTAKRTGASVRGPIPLPNKIEKFTVLRGPHVDKKSRDQFEIRTHKRLLDIVDPTPQTVDALMKLDLAAGVDVEIKLQS